The proteins below come from a single Pseudomonas chlororaphis genomic window:
- a CDS encoding long-chain fatty acid--CoA ligase (activates fatty acids by binding to coenzyme A; involved in the beta-oxidation of n-alkanoic and n-phenylalkanoic acids), translating to MQPDFWNDKRPAGVPQDVDLGAYKSVIEVFERSCKKFADRPAFSNMGVTLTYAELERYSAAFAGYLQAHTDLAPGDRIAVQMPNVLHYPIAVFGALRAGLIVVNTNPLYTPREMRHQFKDSGARALVYMNLFGQKVQEVLPDTDLQYLIEARMGDLMPAAKGWLVNLMVNKVKKMVPDYSLPQAISFKSALRLGRGQPIKPLKVSLDDVAVLQYTGGTTGLAKGAMLTHGNLVANMQQARACLGQFGDDGHPLMREGQEVMIAPLPLYHIYAFTANCMCMMVTGNHNVLITNPRDIGGFIKELKHWRFSALLGLNTLFVALMDHPDFKTLDFSHLKVTNSGGTALVKATAERWAQLTGCRITEGYGLTETSPVACTNPYGDKSRLGTVGLPVPGTLMKVISDDGIEQPLGERGELCIKGPQIMKGYWNKPEATAEVLDSEGWFKSGDIAVIDPDGFVRIVDRKKDMIIVSGFNVYPNEIEDVVMAHPKVANCAVIGVPDERSGEAVKLFVVAREAGVSLEELKAYCKENFTGYKIPKHIVLRESLPMTPVGKILRRELRDIA from the coding sequence ATGCAGCCTGATTTCTGGAATGACAAGCGCCCGGCCGGCGTGCCCCAGGACGTCGACCTCGGCGCCTACAAGTCGGTCATCGAGGTGTTCGAGCGTTCCTGCAAGAAGTTCGCCGACCGCCCGGCGTTCAGCAACATGGGGGTGACCCTCACGTATGCCGAGCTCGAGCGCTACAGCGCGGCGTTTGCCGGCTACCTGCAAGCCCATACCGACCTGGCGCCGGGCGATCGCATCGCGGTGCAGATGCCCAATGTCCTGCATTATCCGATTGCCGTGTTCGGCGCTTTGCGGGCCGGTCTGATCGTGGTCAACACCAACCCGTTGTACACCCCGCGGGAAATGCGCCATCAGTTCAAGGACTCCGGTGCCCGCGCGCTGGTGTACATGAACCTGTTCGGGCAGAAGGTCCAGGAGGTGCTGCCCGATACCGACCTGCAATACCTGATCGAAGCCAGGATGGGCGACCTGATGCCTGCGGCCAAGGGCTGGCTGGTCAACCTGATGGTGAACAAGGTCAAGAAAATGGTCCCGGACTATTCGCTGCCCCAGGCCATTTCGTTCAAGAGTGCGTTGCGCCTGGGACGCGGCCAGCCGATCAAGCCGCTGAAGGTCAGCCTCGATGATGTGGCCGTGCTGCAATACACCGGCGGCACCACCGGGCTGGCGAAGGGCGCGATGCTGACCCACGGCAACCTGGTGGCGAACATGCAGCAGGCCCGGGCGTGCCTGGGGCAGTTCGGCGACGATGGCCATCCGCTGATGCGCGAAGGCCAGGAGGTGATGATCGCGCCGCTGCCGCTGTACCACATCTATGCCTTCACGGCCAATTGCATGTGCATGATGGTCACCGGCAATCACAACGTCCTGATCACCAATCCGCGGGACATCGGCGGCTTCATCAAAGAGCTGAAGCACTGGCGATTCTCGGCGCTGCTGGGGCTCAACACGCTGTTTGTGGCGTTGATGGACCACCCGGACTTCAAGACCCTGGATTTCTCCCACCTCAAGGTCACCAATTCCGGTGGCACCGCGCTGGTCAAGGCCACCGCAGAGCGTTGGGCGCAGCTCACCGGATGCCGCATCACCGAAGGCTACGGCCTGACCGAGACCTCGCCCGTGGCCTGCACCAACCCTTATGGCGACAAGTCGCGGCTGGGCACGGTGGGCTTGCCGGTGCCAGGCACGCTGATGAAGGTGATCAGCGACGACGGCATCGAGCAGCCCTTGGGCGAACGTGGCGAGTTGTGCATCAAGGGCCCGCAGATCATGAAGGGCTATTGGAACAAGCCCGAAGCCACGGCCGAAGTGCTGGACAGCGAAGGCTGGTTCAAGTCCGGCGATATCGCGGTGATCGACCCGGACGGATTCGTGCGCATCGTCGACCGCAAGAAGGACATGATCATCGTCTCCGGTTTCAACGTGTACCCCAACGAGATCGAAGACGTGGTGATGGCCCATCCGAAGGTGGCCAACTGCGCGGTGATCGGCGTGCCGGACGAACGTTCGGGGGAGGCGGTGAAACTGTTCGTGGTGGCGCGCGAAGCGGGCGTCAGCCTGGAAGAGCTCAAGGCCTACTGCAAGGAGAACTTCACCGGCTACAAGATCCCCAAGCACATCGTGCTGCGTGAGTCGTTGCCGATGACGCCGGTGGGCAAGATCCTGCGTCGTGAGTTACGCGACATCGCCTGA
- a CDS encoding long-chain fatty acid--CoA ligase (activates fatty acids by binding to coenzyme A; involved in the beta-oxidation of n-alkanoic and n-phenylalkanoic acids) produces MIEDFWKDKYPAGIAADINPDEYPNIQAVLKQSCQRFANKPAFSNLGKTITYGELYELSGAFAAYLQQHTDLQPGDRIAVQLPNVLQYPVAVFGAIRAGLIVVNTNPLYTAREMEHQFNDSGAKALVCLANMAHLAEAVVPKTSVKHVIVTEVADLLPPLKRLLINSVIKYVKKMVPAYHLPKAVKFNDVLSKGHGQPVSEANPSSDEVAVLQYTGGTTGVAKGAMLSHRNLVANMLQCKALMGSNLNEGCEVLITPLPLYHIYAFTFHCMAMMLIGNHNILISNPRDLPAMVKELSKWKFSGFVGLNTLFVALCNNEAFRKLDFSALKVTLSGGMALQLAAAERWKAVTGCPICEGYGMTETSPVATVNPIQNIQVGTIGIPVPSTLCKVINDAGVEQPLGEIGELCVKGPQVMKGYWQRQEATDEILDSEGWLKTGDIALIQPDGYMRIVDRKKDMILISGFNVYPNELEDVLATLPGVLQCAAIGIPDEKSGEAIKIFIVARPGVTLTKEQVMEHMRANVTGYKVPRAVEFRDALPTTNVGKILRRELRDEELRKLGVKK; encoded by the coding sequence ATGATCGAAGACTTTTGGAAGGATAAGTACCCAGCTGGGATTGCTGCCGACATCAATCCAGACGAGTATCCGAATATTCAGGCGGTGTTGAAGCAGTCCTGCCAACGCTTCGCCAACAAGCCGGCATTCAGCAACCTCGGCAAGACGATCACCTACGGTGAACTCTACGAGTTGTCCGGGGCCTTTGCCGCGTACCTGCAACAGCATACCGATTTGCAGCCCGGCGATCGAATCGCCGTGCAGTTGCCCAACGTCCTCCAGTACCCGGTGGCCGTGTTCGGTGCGATCCGCGCCGGGCTCATCGTGGTCAATACCAACCCGCTGTACACCGCGCGGGAGATGGAACACCAGTTCAACGACTCCGGCGCCAAGGCGCTGGTGTGCCTGGCGAACATGGCGCACCTGGCCGAGGCCGTGGTCCCCAAGACGAGTGTCAAGCACGTCATCGTCACCGAAGTGGCCGACCTGTTGCCGCCGCTCAAGCGCCTGTTGATCAACAGCGTGATCAAGTACGTCAAGAAGATGGTCCCGGCCTATCACTTGCCCAAGGCCGTCAAGTTCAACGATGTGCTGAGCAAGGGCCACGGCCAGCCGGTGAGCGAAGCCAACCCTTCCAGCGATGAGGTGGCGGTGCTGCAATACACCGGCGGCACCACCGGCGTGGCCAAGGGCGCGATGCTGAGCCACCGCAACCTGGTGGCGAACATGTTGCAATGCAAGGCGCTCATGGGCTCGAACCTCAACGAAGGTTGCGAAGTGCTGATCACGCCGCTGCCGCTGTACCACATCTATGCCTTCACCTTCCATTGCATGGCGATGATGCTGATCGGCAACCACAACATCCTGATCAGCAACCCGCGCGACCTTCCGGCGATGGTCAAGGAACTGTCCAAGTGGAAGTTCAGCGGCTTCGTCGGCCTCAACACACTGTTCGTGGCGCTGTGCAACAACGAGGCGTTCCGCAAGCTGGACTTCTCGGCCCTCAAGGTCACCTTGTCCGGCGGCATGGCCCTGCAACTGGCGGCGGCCGAGCGCTGGAAAGCGGTGACCGGATGCCCGATCTGCGAAGGCTATGGCATGACCGAGACCAGCCCGGTCGCCACGGTGAATCCGATCCAGAACATCCAGGTCGGCACCATCGGTATTCCGGTGCCTTCGACCTTGTGCAAGGTGATCAACGACGCGGGCGTCGAACAGCCGTTGGGCGAAATCGGCGAATTGTGCGTGAAGGGGCCGCAAGTGATGAAGGGCTACTGGCAGCGCCAGGAAGCCACCGACGAAATCCTCGACAGCGAAGGCTGGCTCAAGACCGGTGACATCGCGCTGATCCAGCCCGACGGCTACATGCGCATCGTCGATCGCAAGAAGGACATGATCCTGATCTCCGGTTTCAACGTGTACCCCAACGAGCTGGAAGACGTGCTGGCGACGCTGCCGGGCGTGCTGCAATGCGCGGCCATCGGCATTCCGGACGAGAAGTCCGGTGAAGCGATCAAGATCTTCATCGTTGCACGACCGGGCGTCACCTTGACCAAGGAGCAGGTCATGGAGCACATGCGCGCCAACGTCACCGGCTACAAAGTGCCCAGGGCCGTGGAGTTCCGCGATGCCTTGCCGACCACCAACGTGGGCAAGATCCTGCGGCGCGAGCTGCGTGATGAAGAGCTCAGGAAACTGGGTGTGAAGAAGTAA